DNA from Evansella sp. LMS18:
CCTTTAATATAAAAGTTAACGGAAAAGCTAATTTAATCGAATCCTCTTGTGATCTTGATCTTTCTGCCCCTGAAGAAATAGATAAATTGAAAAAAGAGCTAAATAATCAAATTGAAAATGAGATAAGAAGTACAGTGGATAAAATAAAAGAAATAAAGTATGATGCGGTGGGACTTGGACAGTATTTTCAGATGCAGCATCCCTCAGAGTGGGAGAAACAAAAGAAAAGCTGGAATGAAATGATAGAGGGAGCAGAATTCCATTATGAAATTAATATAGATATTGATCGGATAGGAATGAGGTTTGAATCTGCTGATGAAAAAGACACACCATAAAAAAACTAATCTGGTACTTCCCCTCTTCTGGCTGTTTACATGTATATATGTGTTAAGTTATTTAATCGGTTATCAATGGATTCCAATTACTTCCTTCATGAGAAGTTTATATGAACCTCTTTATAAATTTTTAATTTCAGGAGGAACTTAAAATGAATCACGGTATCAGCAGCACACAGATGTATCTGATGGTAGTTAATTTTACTGTTGGCAGTTCTTTACTTATGGCTGCAGGTCTGACTCTGCCTCTTGCTGACCGGAATGCATGGTTAGCTATGGGTACAGCGTTAACAGCTGGTATTCTTCTGAACCTAATTATGCTTTACCTCTTAAAAAAATATAATTTTTCTTCTGTTTATGTAATTTTTGACCATGTAGCTGGAAAATGGGGCGGCTTAATAATAAGTATAATTTTTATATTTTCTGCTCTCTATTTATGCTCCCTTATAATAATGAACTTAACTTTTTTTCTAACTCTGGTCGCTATCCCTGAAATGCCCGGGCATGTATTCCAAATAATGAGCTTAATTCTTGTTATTTACTCTGCGAGTAAAGGCCTGCAAAACTTAGGTCGGGTTAGTGAAGCCAGTACACCATTCATCTTAGTCATCATTTTTTTAACTTTTATATTCATATTAAATAAATTTAATTTAGATCTACTTCGTCCTGTTCTGAATGAAGGGATTATTCCTGTATTTCAGGCTTCCTATAGTGTTATTGGTTTCCCATTTATCGAACTAATCTTGCTATATGCGCTTTTTCCTTATGTAACCCGGAAAAAAAGGCTGATTCCTATTTTTTTATCAGGGATGATACTCGCAGGATTCACGTTGATAATAGCTATAATATTTACAATAGGCGTAGAAGGCTCAGTTATTGCCGGCAGACAGCCCTATGCTACATATTCTATGGCCAGGCATATTGAAATAGGTGAGTTATTTCAGCGAGTCGAGGCTGCAATTGGAATAGTATGGATACTATCTTTAATTATAAAAATTTTAATAGCCTTTATGGTTGCTTTGTTTGGCCTGCAGCATATTAGCAGGAAAACATCCTATACTTCATTCATCCTCCCAGCCTCCATAATAATCTGGGCTATGAGCAATCATTTACATACTGATATAGTAGACTTTGCAGAATTTGTAGCTGTAAACTGGACCTTTTACTGGATGACAATTTACATAATAGTATTGATGGTTTTAGTTAGCGGGGTAATTTTCAAAAAACATCATGAATTATAAGGTAACTATAAATTGTTTTTTACTTTCAACGTCGTTTAAACGGTTGATTAATTGAGAGAGCAGATAAGCTGATTTCCACTTTATTTCTATCCTATAGTGTTGCGTATGACCGACCTAACTTCTCTCAGCCGCTGAAACTGTTGAAAGATAAGGTGAATTGTGCAGAAGAAGGTTAAGGATGGGGCAGAGGGACAGGTCCCTCGTCCCACTGAGAAAGGGTACTGAAAGCAGTTGTGCCAGAGGGCTGATGAAAGGTGGCCGGTGGTGAGGCTGCTTTTTGTGTATTTTTTGTTTTATACTCACTAATGATATAATGAATTATTAAATTAGAATTATTTGGAGGAACTATGCTTACATTTGATCAAAAACTTGAAATTATCGAGTCTTTCCCAGAATTAGAACGCCGCGATGTATCGCTAAATCGTGTTAATTTTCATTATGTGGGAGGCGACAGTGATAAAAAAAATGTCGTATACCATTTGCACCCAAACGGAAATGGTTTTGTTTATGCTGCAACACTTAAAGTGCCGAAAAAAGATTCTAAAGGGATGGTTAATATCCGTGATTATTCAGAAGAGGAATTACGTTCGATCATTCAACGCTCCATTGAGTCTCTGCAATCAAACGCAGTCAGCGAAGTAGAGGAAACTCTTCAAAATATTGATGAAATATGGATGGACAAGGAAGGGCATAAGCTTAACATTATTGTTGAAGAAGACATGTGGAACGTCTATGCAGGTGAACAACTGGACGGAACGTTTCCATCGTATAATGAAGCGAAGCAATATTTACTTGAAGAAGGATTTAAGCCGAAGCGGAAGTTTGATAAAAAAACGAAAAAAAAATATTAACAAGGAAGAGATGCCCAGCAATGTGAGCATCTCTTTCGTCCTTAGATTTTCGCTTTGTTCTTAATGAACAGTAGACTTTAAATGCGTAGTAAAGAAAGCAGGATTCATCAGTGATAAAAATAAAAAAGAGGCGATGAAGTCATCGCCAAATTTAAGCGTCGTTATTTGAACGTTCCTGGTGATAAATATAATCAACTCGTTCTTTAGTCTTCATAAGTAGTGAAACTAAAATTGCAGTGTAAATAGATGTTAAAAGAATTGCAAATATTCCAACACCAAACAAATTATTATTACTATTCATTGGTACCACCACCTTTTTAATGCTGCAACAATATTTTGCTCTTGGAACTTATTTTTATTCAAAAAAATAAAGGAATTGTCACAGTACAACGATACTGCTCACTAAATAAGAAATATCACTTTTGGGGAGATTCGAAAGACTAGTGCTAATTCCTCGGTAAGGATAAGGAAGCTTTTTTATTTCGAAAATTAAATATGAACGACAGGTACCAAAGGGGACTGGCGCAGAGATAAGAAGATAAGGTTCGCCATTTTTGAACCGAGAACTCATACTGGGAACTTATCTTTTTTTGCTGAGAAAAAAAATCATCCCCTCCTTCTTACCTCTAAACATGTACATAGATAGTGAAAGATACATTTAAGAGGGGAGTTAGGAAATGAAGGATGATAAGCGGATGGAGGATAATATTCATGATACATTAATGGCGCTGCCTGCCTTGATTGAGAGTGGGCTTACTTTTAAAAAGCATGAGGTGGTTATGGGGCCGGAAGCCAGATGCGACCTTCACTTTATTGACAGCCTTGGAAGGGATTTGTATGTGGAGGTAAAGCAGGAAGCTGGAGATCAGGCGGTCGGACAGATCCTAAAATAC
Protein-coding regions in this window:
- a CDS encoding endospore germination permease — translated: MNHGISSTQMYLMVVNFTVGSSLLMAAGLTLPLADRNAWLAMGTALTAGILLNLIMLYLLKKYNFSSVYVIFDHVAGKWGGLIISIIFIFSALYLCSLIIMNLTFFLTLVAIPEMPGHVFQIMSLILVIYSASKGLQNLGRVSEASTPFILVIIFLTFIFILNKFNLDLLRPVLNEGIIPVFQASYSVIGFPFIELILLYALFPYVTRKKRLIPIFLSGMILAGFTLIIAIIFTIGVEGSVIAGRQPYATYSMARHIEIGELFQRVEAAIGIVWILSLIIKILIAFMVALFGLQHISRKTSYTSFILPASIIIWAMSNHLHTDIVDFAEFVAVNWTFYWMTIYIIVLMVLVSGVIFKKHHEL